The following coding sequences are from one Achromobacter sp. B7 window:
- a CDS encoding sulfatase-like hydrolase/transferase: MRTVQNVLFIMADQLRADHLGCYGHPYLQTSNLDALARRGVRFDRAFVNSGVCGPSRMSYYTGRYPSRHGATWNRVPLSVNEITLGEYLAGQGRDLALAGKTHIIPDKAGMERLSIDGASELGVLLARGGFTELDRYDGHHPPGDESGYPAYLRRQGYDSADPWTDFVISGVDANGQIASGWHMRNVHLPARVAEPHSETAYMTDQALDFMQRRGSQPWVLHLSYVKPHWPYMAPAPYHRRYTADQCLPVQRNREELRDAHPVVAAYRQQEESISFSTDECVRVVRPAYQGLIQQLDDHLGRLFDYMEGAGLMKNTLIVFTADHGDFLGDHWLGEKELFYDTVQRVPFIVMDPSAAADATRGQALDDMVESVDLVPTVLRALGTPGPAHRLEGRELQTLLHGRDAATPWRDCVFSELDYSFRHARILRGKTPQNARAWSVRTDRWRYVYWLDEPEQLYDLHADPGEFQDLGTSSEHAAVRLELRQRLLDWMLRGKRRTTLSDEAVEKATNAHKRAGVFFGQW; this comes from the coding sequence ATGCGTACCGTGCAAAACGTGTTGTTCATCATGGCGGATCAGCTGCGCGCCGATCACCTGGGCTGCTACGGCCATCCCTATCTGCAAACGTCAAACCTGGACGCCCTGGCCAGGCGCGGCGTGCGCTTTGATCGCGCCTTCGTCAATTCCGGCGTGTGTGGCCCGTCGCGCATGAGCTACTACACGGGCCGCTATCCGTCGCGGCATGGCGCGACGTGGAACCGCGTGCCCTTGTCCGTCAACGAGATCACGCTGGGTGAATACCTGGCCGGGCAGGGGCGCGACCTGGCGCTGGCGGGCAAGACGCACATCATTCCCGACAAGGCCGGCATGGAACGGCTAAGCATCGATGGCGCCTCCGAGCTGGGGGTGCTGCTGGCGCGCGGCGGCTTCACCGAACTGGACCGCTACGACGGCCACCATCCGCCCGGCGACGAAAGCGGCTACCCGGCCTACCTGCGGCGCCAGGGCTACGACAGCGCCGACCCCTGGACGGACTTCGTCATTTCAGGCGTGGATGCCAACGGCCAGATCGCCAGCGGCTGGCACATGCGCAACGTGCATCTGCCCGCGCGCGTGGCCGAACCGCATTCCGAAACCGCCTACATGACGGACCAGGCGCTGGACTTCATGCAGCGGCGCGGCAGCCAGCCCTGGGTGCTGCACTTAAGCTACGTCAAGCCGCACTGGCCCTACATGGCGCCCGCGCCGTACCACCGGCGCTATACCGCCGACCAGTGCCTGCCGGTGCAACGCAACCGCGAAGAACTGCGCGACGCGCACCCCGTCGTTGCGGCGTATCGCCAGCAAGAAGAAAGCATCAGTTTTTCCACCGACGAATGCGTGCGCGTGGTGCGGCCCGCGTACCAGGGGTTGATCCAGCAGCTGGACGACCACCTGGGCCGACTGTTCGACTACATGGAAGGCGCGGGCCTGATGAAGAACACGCTGATCGTGTTCACCGCCGATCATGGCGACTTCCTGGGCGACCACTGGCTGGGCGAAAAGGAATTGTTCTACGACACCGTGCAACGCGTGCCGTTCATCGTGATGGACCCATCGGCGGCGGCCGACGCCACGCGCGGGCAGGCGCTGGATGACATGGTGGAAAGCGTGGATCTTGTGCCGACCGTGCTGCGCGCGCTGGGCACGCCAGGCCCCGCGCACCGGCTGGAAGGCCGCGAACTGCAAACGCTGCTGCATGGCCGCGACGCCGCCACGCCGTGGCGCGACTGCGTGTTTTCTGAACTTGACTACAGCTTTCGCCACGCGCGCATCCTGCGTGGCAAGACGCCGCAGAACGCCCGGGCGTGGTCGGTGCGCACGGACCGCTGGCGCTATGTGTACTGGCTGGACGAGCCCGAGCAACTGTACGACCTGCATGCTGACCCTGGCGAATTCCAGGACCTGGGTACAAGCAGCGAGCACGCCGCCGTCCGCCTGGAACTGCGTCAGCGCCTGTTGGACTGGATGCTGCGCGGCAAGCGCCGCACCACCCTGAGCGACGAGGCCGTGGAAAAGGCCACCAACGCGCACAAGCGGGCGGGGGTGTTTTTCGGGCAGTGGTAA
- a CDS encoding AMP-binding protein, whose protein sequence is MEPIWHKSYPAGVPARIDMDGVTTLVSIVRDSCRRYADKTAYISMGKSISYAQLDALTRDFAAWLHAQGLGRGDRVALMMPNLLQYPVCLFGALRAGCVVVNCNPLYTPHELEHQLVDSGARAIVVADNFAATVQKALPNSAVEHVLVTSIGQMLGPVKGRLVDLAIRHVKRMVPAWSLPGHVRLADALLAGRAQPFTDVQLDQRDLACLQYTGGTTGVAKAAMLSHGNLVANVSQAHAWIKPLVTDGEECVVTALPLYHIFALTANCLTFMKIGASNLLIINPRDIPGLIKEMGKVPFSAFTGVNTLFNALLNHPDFAKLDFSRLRLTMGGGMAVQRAVADRWRAVTGKSLAQAYGLTETSPAVTVNPLDVTTFTGSIGLPVPSTEISIRNDEGEELGVGEPGEICVRGPQVTQGYWNRPDETALVMYPDGFLRTGDIGYVDDDGYVFLIDRKKDMILVSGFNVYPNEVEDAAALHPGVREVAAVGVPDERSGEAVKLFVIRKDPGLDADTLIAHCRTQLTGYKVPRYVEFRDDLPRSNVGKILRRELKPETAAPTQTQSAGHA, encoded by the coding sequence ATGGAACCTATCTGGCACAAGAGCTACCCCGCCGGCGTCCCCGCACGAATCGACATGGACGGCGTCACCACGCTGGTCTCGATCGTGCGAGACAGCTGCCGCCGCTACGCGGATAAAACCGCGTACATCAGCATGGGAAAATCCATCAGCTACGCCCAGCTGGACGCACTGACGCGCGACTTCGCCGCGTGGCTGCACGCGCAAGGCCTGGGCCGTGGCGACCGTGTCGCGCTCATGATGCCCAACCTGCTGCAATACCCCGTGTGCCTGTTCGGCGCCTTGCGCGCGGGCTGCGTCGTGGTCAATTGCAACCCGCTCTACACCCCGCATGAGCTGGAACACCAGCTGGTGGATTCTGGCGCGCGCGCCATCGTGGTGGCCGACAACTTCGCGGCCACGGTGCAAAAGGCGTTACCCAACAGCGCGGTGGAACACGTGCTGGTCACCTCCATCGGCCAGATGCTGGGGCCGGTCAAAGGGCGCTTGGTGGACCTCGCGATCCGCCACGTCAAGCGCATGGTGCCGGCGTGGTCCCTGCCCGGGCATGTGCGCCTGGCCGACGCGCTGCTTGCCGGCCGCGCCCAGCCGTTTACCGACGTGCAGCTGGACCAGCGTGACCTGGCCTGCCTGCAATACACGGGCGGCACGACGGGCGTAGCCAAGGCAGCAATGCTGTCGCACGGCAACCTGGTGGCCAATGTCAGCCAGGCCCACGCCTGGATCAAGCCGCTGGTCACTGATGGCGAGGAATGCGTCGTGACGGCCTTGCCGCTGTATCACATCTTTGCGCTGACGGCGAACTGCCTGACGTTCATGAAAATCGGCGCCAGCAACCTGCTGATCATCAACCCGCGCGACATCCCCGGCCTGATCAAAGAGATGGGCAAGGTGCCGTTTTCGGCGTTTACCGGCGTCAATACCTTGTTCAACGCGCTGCTGAATCATCCCGATTTCGCCAAGCTGGATTTTTCTCGCCTGCGCCTGACGATGGGCGGCGGCATGGCGGTGCAACGCGCCGTGGCGGACCGCTGGCGCGCCGTCACAGGCAAGTCGCTGGCGCAGGCCTATGGGCTGACCGAGACGTCGCCCGCCGTCACGGTCAACCCGCTGGACGTCACGACGTTCACCGGGTCCATCGGCCTGCCCGTGCCGTCCACCGAGATTTCGATCCGCAACGACGAAGGCGAAGAACTGGGCGTAGGGGAACCCGGCGAAATCTGCGTGCGCGGGCCACAGGTCACGCAGGGCTATTGGAATCGCCCCGACGAAACGGCGCTGGTGATGTACCCGGACGGCTTTCTGCGCACCGGCGACATCGGCTACGTCGATGACGACGGCTACGTGTTCCTGATCGACCGCAAGAAAGACATGATCCTGGTGTCGGGCTTTAACGTGTACCCGAACGAAGTCGAGGACGCCGCCGCGTTGCATCCGGGCGTGCGCGAGGTGGCGGCCGTGGGCGTGCCGGATGAACGGTCGGGCGAAGCGGTCAAGCTGTTCGTGATCCGCAAGGATCCGGGCCTGGACGCCGACACGCTGATTGCGCATTGCCGCACGCAGCTGACCGGCTACAAGGTGCCGCGCTATGTGGAATTTCGCGATGACCTGCCGCGCTCGAACGTGGGCAAGATCCTGCGGCGGGAACTGAAACCCGAGACCGCCGCGCCGACGCAAACGCAAAGCGCGGGGCACGCCTGA